From a single Bacillus pseudomycoides DSM 12442 genomic region:
- a CDS encoding cytochrome P450: protein MNSPENVILVHEISKLKTKEELWNPYEWYKYMRGNHPVYYDAEQDVWNVFLYNDVNRVLSDYRLFSSRRDRRQFSVPPLDTRVNLNSSDPPEHRNVRSIVSKAFTPRSLQQWKPQIQAIANELVKDMNNYDEIDIVEQFAAILPVTVISDLLGVPTTDRKKIKMWSDILFMPYSKEKFSDLDKQKEVALHEFKSYLLPIVQEKRYHLKEDIISDLIRAEYEGERLTDEEIVTFSLGLLAAGNETTTNLIINSFYCFLVDAPKVYKELSESPVLIPKAIEEVLRYRFPVTLARTITEDTTIFGPKMKKGQMIVTWISAANLDENKFSQADYFDLHRPGNEKHLTFGKGPHFCLGAPLARLEAEVALTTFIRNFKKLELSPSFHLENCILENEQTLKRFPILLKK from the coding sequence ATGAATTCGCCTGAAAATGTAATTTTGGTTCATGAAATTTCAAAGCTCAAAACAAAAGAAGAGCTGTGGAACCCTTATGAGTGGTATAAGTATATGAGGGGAAATCATCCGGTCTATTATGATGCGGAGCAGGATGTATGGAATGTTTTTTTATATAATGATGTGAACCGTGTTTTATCTGATTATCGCCTATTTTCAAGCAGAAGAGATCGTCGTCAATTTTCCGTTCCGCCTTTAGACACAAGAGTAAATTTAAACTCTTCTGATCCTCCAGAGCATCGAAATGTTCGCTCAATTGTTTCAAAGGCATTTACCCCAAGAAGTCTTCAGCAGTGGAAGCCACAGATACAAGCAATTGCAAATGAACTTGTGAAAGATATGAATAATTATGATGAAATTGATATTGTAGAGCAGTTTGCTGCAATTCTACCTGTAACCGTTATTTCTGATTTATTAGGTGTTCCAACAACAGATAGAAAAAAAATTAAGATGTGGTCAGATATTTTGTTTATGCCATATAGTAAAGAGAAGTTTAGCGATTTAGATAAGCAGAAAGAAGTTGCTTTACATGAATTTAAATCTTATCTTCTCCCGATTGTTCAAGAGAAACGATACCATTTGAAAGAAGATATTATTTCAGACCTGATCAGAGCAGAGTATGAGGGAGAAAGATTGACTGATGAGGAAATTGTGACTTTTTCATTAGGACTTTTAGCCGCAGGGAATGAAACCACTACAAACCTTATTATTAATAGCTTTTATTGCTTTTTAGTAGATGCACCTAAGGTATACAAAGAATTAAGCGAAAGTCCAGTGCTGATTCCTAAAGCGATAGAAGAGGTACTACGTTATCGTTTCCCTGTTACATTAGCCCGTACTATAACGGAAGATACAACAATATTTGGACCAAAAATGAAAAAAGGACAAATGATTGTTACGTGGATAAGCGCTGCCAATTTAGATGAAAATAAATTTTCACAAGCAGATTACTTTGATTTACATCGACCTGGAAATGAAAAACATTTAACATTTGGCAAAGGGCCTCACTTTTGTTTAGGCGCACCACTTGCTCGTTTAGAAGCTGAAGTTGCATTAACTACGTTTATTAGGAATTTTAAAAAGCTAGAACTTTCACCATCCTTTCATTTAGAGAACTGTATATTAGAGAATGAACAAACGTTAAAGCGGTTTCCTATCCTTTTAAAGAAATGA
- a CDS encoding DUF1540 domain-containing protein, translating to MAQDVLCEVNNCKYWGNGNKCNADAIYVVSHKGNQASTTEETDCKTFIPEA from the coding sequence ATGGCACAAGATGTTTTATGTGAAGTAAACAACTGCAAATATTGGGGTAACGGAAACAAATGTAATGCAGATGCAATTTATGTAGTAAGTCATAAAGGTAACCAAGCATCTACAACAGAAGAAACGGATTGCAAAACATTTATTCCTGAAGCTTAA
- a CDS encoding NAD(P)/FAD-dependent oxidoreductase — translation MKSYIVVGAGILGASTAYHLAKEGARVTLVDRQDLGQATDAAAGIVCPWLSQRRNKAWYKIAKGGARYYASLIQQLEEDGEIDTGYNRVGAISLHTDDKKLDQMEERAYKRREDAPEIGEITRLSPEETKKLFPPLSEEYGAVHISGAARVNGRALRQSLVNAAKKHGATFIKGDAVLIHENNYVKGVHVNGETVTADQVIVTAGAWANELLKPLGVNFLVTFQKAQIVHLHMPNTNTENWPVVMPPNDQYILTFEDGRVVVGATHENDTGLDYRVTAGGLHEVFDKALSVAPGLENSTMLETRVGFRPFTPGFLPVIGPLPNFKGILVANGLGASGLTAGPYLGSELAKLALDQPIELDLSHYDVAGALE, via the coding sequence ATGAAATCGTATATTGTAGTTGGAGCTGGAATTTTAGGGGCGTCTACTGCTTATCATCTCGCTAAAGAGGGAGCTCGTGTTACTTTGGTTGATCGCCAGGATTTAGGACAAGCAACGGATGCAGCAGCAGGAATTGTATGTCCATGGCTTTCACAACGGCGTAACAAAGCTTGGTATAAAATCGCGAAAGGTGGAGCGAGATATTACGCTTCTTTAATCCAGCAATTAGAAGAAGATGGTGAAATAGATACAGGTTATAATCGAGTAGGTGCTATTAGCTTACATACAGATGATAAAAAGTTAGATCAAATGGAGGAGCGAGCATATAAACGACGTGAGGATGCTCCTGAAATTGGCGAAATCACTCGTCTATCACCAGAGGAAACAAAAAAATTATTCCCGCCGTTATCGGAAGAATATGGAGCTGTGCATATAAGCGGTGCTGCTCGGGTAAATGGACGAGCACTTCGTCAATCTCTTGTAAATGCTGCGAAAAAACATGGTGCTACCTTTATAAAGGGAGATGCTGTTTTAATTCATGAAAACAATTATGTTAAAGGTGTTCATGTAAATGGTGAAACAGTAACGGCAGATCAAGTAATTGTTACCGCAGGAGCATGGGCAAATGAGTTGTTAAAACCTCTTGGTGTTAACTTTCTTGTGACCTTCCAAAAAGCACAAATTGTTCATTTACATATGCCGAATACGAATACTGAAAATTGGCCAGTTGTTATGCCGCCAAACGATCAATATATTTTAACTTTTGAAGATGGCCGTGTAGTTGTAGGTGCAACACATGAAAATGATACTGGTCTTGATTATCGTGTTACAGCTGGTGGTTTGCATGAAGTATTTGATAAAGCATTGTCTGTGGCACCAGGGTTAGAAAATAGTACGATGCTGGAAACAAGAGTTGGTTTTAGACCATTTACACCAGGTTTTCTTCCAGTCATTGGTCCGTTACCTAATTTTAAAGGTATACTAGTTGCGAACGGCCTAGGTGCTTCTGGATTAACAGCAGGTCCATACTTAGGTTCAGAACTTGCAAAACTTGCTCTTGACCAACCGATAGAATTGGATTTAAGTCATTATGATGTAGCTGGTGCACTTGAATAG
- a CDS encoding YdeI/OmpD-associated family protein, whose product MSVIDKLNLSKYSNMAVINQPSDYALFTEHAIKLSKDHDAIFIFVETIDEMVKYTQLIINKQILLEKGYLFFAYPKKGNTRYETFIHRDEIFPAMNVGEDGYVGNSDIKFARMVSMDDVFTVVGLKCEKKKVKKTSAASQCVSDYVENIKDVEVLLAKHPNELQFYQSLTPGYQKDWARHIFLAKQQQTREKRAQQMVEILSQGYKSIDLFRRKKK is encoded by the coding sequence ATGTCCGTTATCGATAAATTGAACCTTAGTAAATATAGTAATATGGCAGTGATTAATCAACCAAGCGATTATGCCCTTTTTACTGAACACGCAATTAAGTTATCTAAAGATCATGATGCTATTTTCATTTTTGTAGAAACAATTGATGAGATGGTGAAGTACACGCAACTTATTATTAATAAGCAAATATTACTCGAAAAAGGTTATTTATTTTTTGCTTATCCCAAAAAAGGTAACACTCGTTATGAAACTTTTATTCACAGAGATGAAATATTCCCAGCAATGAACGTTGGAGAAGATGGATATGTAGGCAATAGTGATATTAAGTTCGCACGGATGGTAAGTATGGATGATGTCTTTACTGTCGTTGGTTTGAAATGCGAAAAAAAGAAAGTTAAAAAGACATCTGCTGCCAGTCAATGTGTTTCTGATTATGTAGAGAATATTAAAGATGTAGAAGTATTATTAGCTAAACACCCAAATGAACTTCAGTTTTATCAAAGTTTAACACCAGGCTATCAAAAAGATTGGGCACGCCACATATTCTTAGCAAAACAGCAACAGACACGTGAAAAGCGTGCGCAGCAAATGGTTGAAATCCTTTCACAAGGTTATAAATCAATTGATTTATTCCGCAGAAAGAAGAAATAA
- a CDS encoding cytochrome P450 family protein: MFFKNKVGLKIEDGIQLASAGFKEDAYEIYKESRASQPILFVYKSELWTEWLITRYEDALPLLKDSRLKKNPENVFSRERLKPFLSLENSDHLTKHMLNSDPPDHSRLRALVQKAFTPKMISQLDERIQNIADTLLDRVEYKHSLNLVNDYAFPLPINVISEMLGVPKDDQERFRIWSHAVITSPETPEEIKENEEKLSEFITYLQYLVDVKRKEPKEDLVSGLIQVESEGSKLSAPELYSMIMLLIVAGHETTVNLITNTVLALLENPDQLQLLKEKPQLIDSAIEEGLRYYSPVEITTARWATEPFMIHDQEIQKGDMVIISLASANRDENVFVNPDVFDITRENNRHIAFGHGSHFCLGAPLARLEAKIAIATLLKRIPKIQIKGEREKIKWQGNYLMRSLEELPLTF, encoded by the coding sequence ATGTTTTTTAAAAATAAAGTTGGCCTCAAAATAGAAGATGGTATTCAGTTAGCCTCTGCAGGTTTTAAAGAAGATGCTTATGAAATTTATAAAGAATCACGCGCATCACAACCAATTTTGTTCGTATATAAGAGTGAACTGTGGACAGAATGGCTTATTACAAGATATGAAGATGCATTACCACTTTTAAAAGATTCTCGCTTGAAGAAAAATCCAGAAAATGTATTTTCTCGAGAAAGATTAAAACCATTTCTTTCTCTTGAAAATAGTGATCACTTAACGAAACATATGTTAAATTCAGATCCACCTGATCATAGTCGTTTACGAGCACTAGTTCAAAAGGCTTTTACTCCTAAAATGATTTCACAATTAGATGAACGTATTCAGAATATCGCGGATACTTTATTAGACCGTGTAGAATATAAGCATTCCCTAAATCTTGTTAATGACTACGCCTTTCCATTACCAATCAATGTAATTAGTGAAATGCTTGGCGTTCCAAAAGATGATCAAGAAAGATTTAGAATATGGTCTCATGCGGTAATTACTTCCCCTGAAACACCAGAGGAAATAAAGGAAAATGAAGAAAAACTATCCGAGTTTATTACATATCTTCAATATTTAGTGGATGTAAAAAGGAAAGAGCCGAAAGAAGACTTAGTTAGTGGATTAATTCAGGTGGAAAGCGAAGGAAGTAAATTAAGTGCACCAGAACTTTATTCAATGATTATGTTGCTTATTGTCGCAGGACATGAAACGACTGTGAATCTTATAACCAATACAGTATTAGCATTGTTAGAAAATCCAGATCAACTGCAGTTATTAAAAGAAAAGCCCCAACTTATTGATTCAGCGATTGAAGAAGGATTACGTTATTATTCTCCCGTTGAAATTACGACGGCACGTTGGGCAACTGAACCTTTTATGATTCATGATCAAGAGATTCAAAAAGGGGATATGGTAATCATTTCACTAGCGTCGGCAAATCGTGATGAGAATGTCTTTGTGAATCCGGACGTTTTTGATATTACGAGGGAAAATAACCGCCACATTGCATTTGGACATGGAAGTCATTTTTGTTTAGGAGCCCCGCTTGCTCGTTTAGAAGCAAAAATTGCAATTGCCACATTGTTAAAACGTATACCTAAAATTCAAATAAAAGGGGAACGCGAAAAAATTAAATGGCAAGGCAATTATTTAATGCGTTCTTTAGAGGAATTGCCGTTAACTTTCTAG
- a CDS encoding PadR family transcriptional regulator has product MYVDILLLAELTSGPKYGYEIKKNIQNRLGENFELNHNMLYPALRRFEDMGAITKKIHQQIGKPNRNIYALTPTGEEIFYEMMREFPEKLAANDTEFLVRVALFEKLDYEARKEVLTTRQNVLYKQLASIRSLAETSLFISEVIQYGKSRIEHELAWITSLMKKI; this is encoded by the coding sequence ATGTATGTTGATATTTTACTACTCGCAGAATTAACTTCTGGACCCAAGTATGGTTATGAAATAAAGAAAAACATTCAAAATCGTCTTGGAGAAAATTTTGAATTGAATCATAACATGCTCTATCCTGCCCTTCGGCGCTTTGAAGATATGGGAGCAATTACAAAAAAGATTCATCAACAAATAGGTAAACCAAATCGTAACATTTACGCATTAACTCCTACAGGTGAAGAAATCTTTTATGAAATGATGCGAGAGTTTCCAGAGAAACTAGCTGCTAATGATACTGAATTTCTTGTGCGTGTTGCACTGTTTGAGAAACTAGATTACGAAGCTCGAAAAGAAGTTTTAACGACTCGTCAAAATGTGCTATACAAACAATTAGCCTCCATTCGATCTTTAGCTGAGACATCACTATTTATTTCTGAGGTCATACAGTATGGTAAATCACGTATTGAACATGAGCTAGCTTGGATTACCTCTCTCATGAAAAAAATATAA
- a CDS encoding Vat family streptogramin A O-acetyltransferase has protein sequence MNPNSNVQYPIEGNKSVHFIKNTITKPNIIVGDYSYYDSKNEETFEDQVLYHYEFFGDRLVMGKFCCVAPGVTCIMNGANHKMDGFSAYPFNIFGHGWEKFTPTLSDLPFKGDTVIGNDVWIGMDATIMPGVKIGDGAIIAAKAVITKDVPPYTIVGGNPATEIKKRFSNDVINELLEIKWWDLDIKIISKNIDVIVSGNMEALKKLADASV, from the coding sequence ATGAATCCTAATTCAAATGTGCAATATCCGATTGAAGGAAATAAGAGTGTTCATTTCATTAAAAATACAATAACAAAACCAAATATTATTGTTGGAGATTATTCTTATTATGATTCAAAAAATGAAGAAACATTCGAAGATCAAGTGCTATACCATTATGAATTTTTTGGAGACCGATTGGTTATGGGAAAATTCTGCTGCGTAGCACCTGGAGTTACATGTATTATGAATGGCGCAAACCATAAAATGGATGGATTTTCAGCGTATCCATTTAATATTTTCGGTCATGGCTGGGAGAAATTCACACCTACACTTTCTGATTTACCGTTTAAAGGAGATACGGTTATCGGAAATGATGTATGGATTGGTATGGATGCGACGATTATGCCCGGAGTGAAGATAGGGGACGGAGCAATTATTGCTGCTAAAGCGGTTATAACAAAAGACGTTCCACCATATACAATTGTTGGTGGTAATCCTGCTACTGAGATAAAAAAGAGATTTTCAAATGATGTAATAAATGAATTGTTAGAAATAAAGTGGTGGGACTTGGACATTAAGATTATTTCTAAAAATATTGATGTAATTGTAAGTGGGAATATGGAAGCGTTGAAAAAATTAGCAGACGCTTCAGTGTGA
- a CDS encoding class I SAM-dependent methyltransferase, which translates to MNRIEFIRKEEKKYHDYCYDNYKLFEEGSWLHKPVKTVIDLIALFEGKDNLSVLDLGSGVGRNSIPLAQAIKENGGKVVCVDLLDSALQKLNQYSEEYEVKEVIQTEKADIGNYDIKPNNFDFIVAVSSLEHVQSEEVFKKVVQRMADGTKYNGINCIMVNSEVEEIDMDTNKKLDALMEINISTEEMMNKLKKIYDGWEVLSVIVKPLECKIIRNEKSVLLKTNAITYAVRKNNL; encoded by the coding sequence ATGAACAGAATTGAATTTATAAGAAAAGAGGAGAAAAAATATCATGACTATTGTTACGATAATTATAAACTGTTTGAAGAAGGTTCGTGGCTACATAAACCTGTAAAAACGGTAATAGATCTAATTGCATTGTTTGAAGGAAAAGACAATCTTAGTGTGCTTGATTTAGGTTCTGGAGTGGGTAGAAATAGTATCCCATTAGCCCAAGCTATAAAAGAAAATGGCGGTAAAGTTGTGTGTGTTGATTTATTAGACTCTGCTTTGCAAAAATTAAATCAATACAGTGAGGAATATGAAGTTAAAGAAGTAATTCAAACTGAAAAAGCTGATATAGGAAACTATGACATTAAACCTAATAACTTCGACTTCATTGTTGCAGTTTCAAGTTTAGAACATGTCCAATCAGAAGAGGTATTTAAAAAAGTTGTTCAACGAATGGCAGACGGAACGAAGTACAACGGAATAAATTGTATCATGGTAAATTCTGAAGTTGAAGAAATTGATATGGATACCAATAAGAAGCTGGATGCACTAATGGAAATAAACATTTCAACAGAAGAAATGATGAATAAATTAAAAAAAATATATGATGGTTGGGAAGTATTGAGTGTTATAGTAAAACCGCTCGAATGTAAAATTATTCGAAATGAAAAGTCTGTTTTATTAAAAACAAATGCAATCACATATGCTGTGAGAAAAAACAATCTATAA
- a CDS encoding DUF1835 domain-containing protein: MIDNLSKVIDNMPEDEAKSLLRFILIQLDLMETEPSEDRMDILTEIPKQLIESQKPKLHIKESKHVHIAFGDSPAGCIKHMLKQANLTEDYVILFSDAFSIGPIHQLKLEAGQVARQQWLSRSLNSYDLYFEEEYLSTFRQSMKELQSIPQDIPITIWKADNAHEHVGLCFVLAHLQDRDNIRVINTSEAYRELFLEGYDIRGTGGLSSEKLAVIYEKYEKDSSLANEARKTFEQEWELLSQTTDLLRLWNENQVQSVQEDYFDSFIIECAERLETTRSFCKAPRLVGEVLGHIEQVIGDVFLEYRLRTLIQQGVFEMEGTLKAMRYYSVKLKKRNR; the protein is encoded by the coding sequence ATGATAGATAATTTAAGTAAAGTAATCGATAATATGCCAGAAGATGAAGCAAAATCATTACTCCGCTTCATCTTAATTCAACTTGATTTAATGGAAACAGAGCCAAGCGAAGATAGAATGGACATTTTAACAGAAATCCCAAAACAACTCATTGAATCACAAAAACCTAAGCTACATATTAAAGAGAGTAAACATGTACATATTGCATTTGGTGACTCGCCAGCTGGGTGTATTAAACATATGCTGAAACAAGCTAATTTAACAGAAGACTATGTTATTCTTTTCTCCGATGCGTTCTCTATCGGCCCAATTCATCAATTGAAGTTAGAAGCTGGACAAGTAGCTCGCCAGCAATGGCTATCTAGAAGTTTAAACTCTTATGATCTTTATTTTGAAGAAGAATATTTATCAACATTCAGACAATCAATGAAAGAATTACAGTCTATTCCTCAAGATATACCAATTACAATTTGGAAAGCTGATAATGCACATGAACATGTGGGCCTTTGTTTTGTCCTTGCACATTTACAAGATCGAGATAATATTCGTGTAATTAACACATCTGAAGCATATAGAGAACTGTTCCTAGAAGGCTATGATATACGCGGGACAGGAGGGTTATCTTCAGAGAAACTAGCAGTTATTTATGAAAAGTACGAAAAAGATTCATCACTGGCTAATGAAGCACGAAAAACTTTTGAACAAGAATGGGAATTACTCTCTCAAACTACGGATTTATTACGACTTTGGAATGAAAACCAAGTTCAATCCGTACAAGAAGATTATTTCGATTCTTTCATTATTGAATGTGCAGAAAGATTAGAAACAACAAGATCTTTCTGTAAGGCACCAAGGTTAGTAGGAGAAGTTCTTGGGCATATTGAGCAAGTAATTGGAGATGTTTTTCTTGAATATCGCTTGCGTACATTAATCCAGCAAGGTGTATTTGAAATGGAAGGTACATTAAAAGCAATGCGCTATTATAGCGTTAAGTTGAAGAAGAGGAACCGTTAG
- a CDS encoding MFS transporter, with amino-acid sequence MSMNIKAKQKSNISVVLKNRFVQAIIASALFLQIGIWIRNFAVLLYVMEMTNGDAFAISMISVAEFAPIFIFSFIGGTFADRWKPKRTMIWCEALSSLSVFAVLFTLMFGTWKVVFFVTLISAILSQFSQPSGMKLFKQHLSTEEVQLAMSLYQTIFAIFMVLGPILGTFIFQAFGIYTSIIVTGIAFLFAALVLLFLPRDIEEQEEKKKVSLLQEMVDGIKYVKAKKTLTLLGICFMAAGLGIGLIQPLGIFIVTEQLGLSKESLQWLLTVNGAGMIIGGALAMVFAKNVAPQKMLILGMFAQAVGIGIIGFSTNLWITLIAQFFSGLALPCIQIGINTLIIQNSDTDFIGRVNGILSPLFTGSMVLTMSIAGSLKEVFSLSTMYEGTALLFIIGSLFILPIYNLKPVVGTSNEGGAVQHES; translated from the coding sequence ATGTCTATGAATATAAAAGCTAAACAAAAAAGTAATATATCTGTAGTACTAAAAAATCGATTTGTGCAAGCAATTATTGCTTCAGCATTATTTCTCCAGATAGGAATTTGGATCCGAAACTTTGCGGTACTGCTGTATGTAATGGAAATGACCAATGGTGATGCGTTTGCCATTTCAATGATTTCAGTTGCTGAATTTGCGCCGATTTTTATCTTTTCATTTATAGGAGGAACGTTTGCAGATAGGTGGAAGCCAAAAAGGACGATGATTTGGTGTGAAGCCTTAAGTTCGTTATCAGTATTTGCAGTATTGTTTACACTTATGTTTGGTACTTGGAAGGTAGTATTTTTCGTTACACTTATCTCTGCAATTCTTTCGCAATTTTCACAGCCTTCAGGTATGAAATTATTTAAACAACATCTATCTACAGAAGAAGTACAGTTGGCTATGTCATTATATCAAACCATTTTTGCGATTTTCATGGTATTAGGTCCTATACTTGGCACGTTTATATTTCAAGCCTTCGGAATTTACACTTCTATTATTGTGACAGGTATTGCTTTTTTATTTGCGGCTTTAGTCTTGCTATTTCTTCCAAGAGATATTGAAGAACAAGAAGAAAAGAAAAAAGTTAGCTTATTGCAAGAGATGGTGGATGGAATTAAATATGTAAAGGCAAAGAAGACACTAACATTACTCGGAATTTGTTTTATGGCAGCAGGATTAGGGATTGGTCTGATTCAGCCACTAGGTATTTTTATCGTAACTGAACAATTAGGTTTATCAAAAGAAAGTTTACAATGGCTACTCACTGTAAATGGAGCCGGAATGATTATTGGAGGAGCGTTAGCGATGGTATTTGCCAAAAATGTTGCTCCGCAAAAGATGTTAATTTTAGGCATGTTTGCACAGGCCGTTGGCATTGGTATCATCGGATTTTCTACAAATTTATGGATTACACTCATTGCTCAGTTTTTCAGCGGTCTAGCACTTCCTTGTATCCAAATTGGAATAAATACGCTTATTATTCAAAACTCGGATACAGACTTTATCGGACGAGTAAATGGGATTTTAAGTCCTTTATTTACGGGTTCGATGGTATTAACGATGAGTATTGCCGGTTCATTAAAAGAAGTATTTTCACTTAGCACAATGTATGAAGGAACAGCATTACTATTTATTATTGGTTCATTATTTATTTTGCCAATATATAATTTGAAACCAGTAGTAGGAACTTCAAATGAAGGTGGTGCTGTCCAGCATGAATCCTAA
- a CDS encoding DUF3995 domain-containing protein, with product MLIIITISACLLVCISLLHVYWAFGGKWGIKAAIPTESGEKAFTPGTGMTLLVALLLCIAALLLLLQANVISSFIPHVIVQIGSWICMFVFGLRVVGEFNYFDIFKRKKDTYFAKMDTMLFIPLCAFLSFSFLLAIIR from the coding sequence TTGCTCATTATCATCACTATATCAGCATGTCTCTTAGTATGTATTAGTTTATTACATGTTTACTGGGCATTTGGCGGGAAATGGGGAATAAAGGCAGCGATTCCAACTGAGTCAGGAGAAAAAGCTTTTACTCCTGGAACTGGTATGACATTATTAGTTGCGCTATTACTATGTATAGCAGCGTTACTTTTATTATTACAGGCAAATGTTATTTCCTCTTTTATTCCACATGTCATCGTTCAAATCGGTTCTTGGATTTGTATGTTTGTATTTGGATTAAGAGTGGTTGGAGAATTCAATTACTTTGACATATTTAAAAGAAAAAAAGATACATATTTTGCGAAAATGGATACAATGTTGTTTATTCCATTGTGTGCTTTTTTATCTTTTTCATTTCTCCTAGCAATTATTAGATGA
- a CDS encoding Cof-type HAD-IIB family hydrolase: MKLITIDLDGTLLSRNKIISKENAEAIQKCQEQGHVVAICTGRSLVDIERLLLEADLQCPIIAENGALIYVDQKMMKRYPIQNTHAFEIVEYLEQNRIYYQLYTDRGIYVPAYGEESVNHEIEWIKRSNKDIDQQELEVIAALYLEHTAFHITESCKSILEEEIYVHKLLPFSYNEEKLQKLKMHFQHNTELAITASYWHNLEINHCDAQKGNGLYTLAEHLNIPVENTVAIGDGLNDISMMEKAHISIAMGNAVDEIKRICHY, translated from the coding sequence ATGAAACTAATTACAATCGATTTAGATGGAACTCTTCTTTCAAGAAATAAAATAATTAGTAAAGAAAATGCAGAAGCTATCCAAAAATGCCAGGAGCAGGGGCATGTAGTAGCGATTTGTACAGGACGTTCTCTCGTAGATATTGAACGTTTACTACTGGAAGCTGATTTACAATGTCCTATTATTGCAGAAAACGGTGCTCTTATTTATGTGGATCAAAAAATGATGAAGAGATACCCTATTCAAAATACACATGCCTTTGAAATTGTTGAATATCTTGAACAAAATCGGATTTATTATCAACTGTATACAGATCGAGGTATATACGTTCCGGCATATGGTGAAGAAAGTGTGAATCATGAAATAGAATGGATAAAAAGGTCAAATAAAGATATTGATCAGCAAGAGCTTGAAGTCATCGCAGCATTGTATCTTGAACATACAGCATTTCATATCACAGAAAGTTGTAAATCGATATTAGAAGAAGAGATTTATGTGCATAAGCTTTTACCATTCTCCTATAATGAAGAGAAATTACAAAAATTAAAAATGCATTTTCAACATAATACAGAGCTAGCAATTACTGCTTCGTATTGGCATAATTTAGAGATTAATCATTGTGACGCTCAAAAGGGGAATGGTTTATATACTTTAGCAGAACATCTTAATATTCCTGTGGAAAATACTGTTGCAATAGGTGATGGGCTAAATGACATTTCTATGATGGAAAAGGCACATATATCTATCGCAATGGGAAATGCAGTGGACGAAATTAAACGGATTTGTCACTAT
- a CDS encoding arylamine N-acetyltransferase family protein — protein MTELQDQFFARLNLKKQQTVRFEDLNKIISAIAYEIPFENLDIVTGNTKEISKENLQKKILMSSRGGLCYEMNSILYYLLKDCGFDVKLALGTVYKSDLNVWALEESHITIILNYDSVSYLADVGIASLVPLTLVPFTGETVTSKNGEYRVRRKDTDKGTYILERRDTHSWHDPHEKIEWKVCHAFRTDPIDETTLNEVQRKVIEDENSSFNKGPIAVKLTHSGYVSLTKDSLTQVMNGQKRKSVITENHYKKLLHDIFNIEM, from the coding sequence ATGACAGAGTTACAAGATCAGTTTTTTGCAAGGTTAAACCTAAAGAAACAACAGACTGTGAGATTTGAGGACTTGAACAAAATAATTAGCGCAATTGCGTATGAAATTCCGTTTGAGAATTTAGATATCGTAACAGGTAATACGAAAGAAATTTCTAAAGAGAATTTACAAAAGAAAATACTAATGAGTTCACGAGGTGGGCTTTGCTATGAAATGAATTCTATTCTATATTACTTATTAAAAGATTGTGGATTCGATGTGAAGTTAGCATTAGGCACAGTTTATAAAAGTGATTTAAATGTATGGGCTCTTGAAGAAAGCCATATTACAATCATTTTAAATTATGATTCAGTATCGTATTTAGCTGATGTAGGAATTGCTTCACTTGTACCTCTCACACTTGTACCGTTTACTGGTGAGACTGTTACTTCAAAAAATGGCGAATATCGTGTTAGGAGAAAAGATACAGATAAAGGAACTTATATTTTAGAAAGACGAGACACTCATTCGTGGCATGACCCACATGAAAAGATAGAATGGAAAGTATGTCATGCTTTTCGTACGGATCCTATTGATGAAACAACTTTAAATGAAGTTCAAAGAAAAGTCATAGAAGATGAGAATTCTAGTTTTAATAAAGGGCCGATTGCAGTAAAACTTACGCATTCTGGATATGTCTCTTTGACGAAAGATAGTTTGACTCAAGTAATGAATGGCCAAAAAAGGAAAAGTGTAATTACAGAGAATCACTATAAGAAGCTCTTACATGATATATTTAACATTGAAATGTAA